From the Shewanella amazonensis SB2B genome, one window contains:
- a CDS encoding antibiotic biosynthesis monooxygenase family protein, whose product MFAVIFKATVSKLDNQYSAMAAELRKLAFEKYNCRDFIAVTEGEQEIAISYWDSEADIIAWKQDALHRVAQQTGAERWYQNYQVEVLELKRSYRAG is encoded by the coding sequence ATGTTCGCCGTTATTTTCAAAGCCACTGTCAGCAAACTCGATAACCAATACAGCGCCATGGCCGCCGAACTCAGAAAGCTCGCCTTTGAGAAATACAATTGCCGGGATTTTATTGCCGTCACAGAAGGAGAGCAGGAAATCGCCATCTCCTACTGGGACAGCGAAGCCGATATCATCGCCTGGAAGCAGGACGCGCTGCACAGGGTCGCCCAGCAAACAGGTGCCGAACGCTGGTATCAGAATTATCAGGTAGAAGTGCTGGAGCTCAAGCGCAGTTACCGTGCTGGCTGA
- a CDS encoding aldolase/citrate lyase/malate synthase family protein: MNMTMMNTQNQQQLHHFIGEAIAAVVNGAKRGVSLESATEFLDRRFPLARGSHKMVKSYVVYYQHLLAFFEDGSHSGLETSSQFVALSGHKEEPCAILLKSGDIHVELTLDKNGRMGSANPAHIEDIQVESPGFCLRESEGCATEAISQCRNWLSLLHSAPCDDDCRQRNERRFTAKDGGEYQLMSLGLF, translated from the coding sequence ATGAACATGACCATGATGAATACCCAAAATCAGCAACAACTGCATCACTTCATCGGGGAAGCCATTGCCGCAGTGGTGAATGGTGCCAAACGGGGAGTCAGTCTCGAGAGTGCGACCGAATTTCTTGACCGCCGCTTTCCGCTGGCGCGGGGCAGTCATAAGATGGTGAAAAGCTATGTGGTTTACTACCAGCACCTGCTGGCCTTCTTTGAAGACGGCAGCCACAGTGGGCTGGAAACCTCTTCCCAGTTTGTAGCCCTGAGCGGTCACAAGGAAGAGCCCTGTGCCATCCTGCTCAAGTCAGGTGATATTCATGTGGAGTTAACCCTGGATAAGAATGGCCGCATGGGCAGTGCCAATCCGGCCCATATCGAGGACATTCAGGTTGAGTCCCCCGGCTTTTGCCTGAGAGAAAGCGAAGGCTGTGCCACAGAAGCCATCAGCCAATGCCGCAACTGGTTGAGCCTGCTGCACTCGGCTCCCTGCGATGATGATTGCCGTCAGCGCAACGAGCGTCGCTTTACCGCAAAAGATGGCGGCGAGTATCAGTTGATGTCACTGGGACTCTTTTAA
- a CDS encoding MFS transporter → MAFSAWFRTTPLALMGKLQGWPRNVWLLTLAQALSMSATPIMVLLGGLVGAKIAPTAQLATAPIAVMILGLATAVVPVGLLGRKYGRRRVFLLGSLLGTLAGLTAALGVYQNDFVTFCVGALLLGAAGAVVQQYRFAAMEAVDPVKAPRAASRVLLGGLVAALLGPELAVIGSDLIDNSYAGAFLLLSAIALCGGLVLLGYSNESQWQGDAGPAVSETERPLGELLSQSRLWVAIGGAAIGYGMMSLIMTATPLHMHHMEHHSLADTKWVIQSHIIAMYLPSFVSGALVARFGQGAMMMAGLGAYGATIILALSGSDLLNYWTALVLLGVGWNFLFVAGTSLLPSCYRGAERFRIQTFNDFAVFGFQAMASLGAGALLTGLGWQVLLVACLPFIGVQLMLLAWWKLSKSRVLQADNN, encoded by the coding sequence ATGGCGTTTTCGGCTTGGTTTCGCACTACACCCCTGGCATTGATGGGGAAATTACAGGGATGGCCGCGCAATGTGTGGTTGTTGACGTTGGCCCAGGCCCTGTCCATGAGCGCCACCCCCATCATGGTGCTGCTGGGCGGTTTGGTGGGCGCAAAAATAGCGCCCACAGCGCAGCTTGCCACGGCGCCTATCGCCGTAATGATCCTCGGCCTTGCCACCGCCGTGGTGCCCGTGGGTCTGCTTGGCCGCAAATACGGCAGACGCAGGGTGTTCCTGCTGGGTAGCTTGTTGGGCACTCTGGCGGGTTTAACCGCTGCCCTCGGGGTATATCAGAACGACTTTGTGACTTTCTGTGTAGGTGCGCTGCTCCTGGGGGCTGCCGGCGCCGTGGTGCAGCAGTATCGCTTTGCTGCGATGGAGGCCGTTGATCCTGTCAAGGCGCCAAGGGCTGCTTCCCGGGTGCTTCTTGGTGGACTGGTCGCCGCTTTGCTTGGCCCTGAGCTGGCGGTCATAGGCAGTGATTTGATTGATAACAGTTACGCCGGCGCTTTTTTGCTGCTGTCGGCCATCGCCCTGTGTGGTGGTTTGGTACTGCTGGGATACAGCAATGAGTCCCAATGGCAAGGCGATGCCGGTCCTGCGGTGTCTGAGACTGAGCGTCCCCTCGGTGAACTCCTGTCCCAGAGTCGACTCTGGGTGGCCATTGGCGGCGCGGCCATCGGCTACGGCATGATGAGCCTGATCATGACGGCCACACCGCTGCACATGCATCATATGGAGCATCACTCGCTGGCCGACACCAAGTGGGTCATTCAGAGCCATATCATTGCCATGTATTTGCCGTCTTTTGTCAGCGGTGCCCTGGTAGCCCGTTTCGGCCAGGGGGCCATGATGATGGCAGGCCTTGGGGCATATGGGGCAACCATCATTCTGGCATTGTCCGGTAGCGATCTGCTGAATTACTGGACTGCGCTGGTGTTGTTGGGGGTAGGTTGGAACTTCCTGTTTGTGGCTGGGACATCGCTCCTGCCCTCCTGCTATCGTGGTGCAGAGCGGTTCAGGATACAGACCTTCAATGATTTTGCGGTATTTGGTTTTCAGGCCATGGCGTCGCTTGGGGCAGGTGCTTTACTTACCGGCCTTGGTTGGCAGGTTTTGCTGGTGGCCTGTTTACCCTTTATCGGGGTGCAGCTTATGCTGCTGGCATGGTGGAAGTTGAGTAAAAGCAGGGTGTTACAAGCTGATAACAATTGA
- a CDS encoding DUF3612 domain-containing protein: MTSEKSLMRQSHFLGTKIRNLRKRNHLTMEDLSSRCVRVDPGSAPSVSYLSMIERGKRVPSAAMLEVIAKVFEKSPDWFLDDAPEEDAITPDKGRRGGISGMALEPGFLFSKDILQIAIPEMLSQTGISGRQFAHLLIRAHQEHHQNHFPDLERAAEEVGDKRLNLSGDDLTAICKQMGMKIRFFKEPPQDQVDANGVSTHQLVTSFFEPPSTIFINEALKKNPERLKYDLAVHIGHCVLHNKDGLKNVLAVGRGIGTGEQDADISSTVNAQDILSAWRDFESSFFAGALLCPKVPFRQLLERGGYEIDTHKKIGVSASVAMRRMTVVSPYPHWHYFDAYAPGKLKAVYRGNGIPLPWGNMRQVPDPCQHWAVFRMISEPSDGSSAQISILDVGGSPRIYCCESTKVVDLAGNHHVLCAGIDLNPAIDAQGTDALSLAEALKSHCVASGGQGEIPTAIKRQLMSIARILNINWVERGIDKGARLICSRGNVCPRKPSCYGGCKG, translated from the coding sequence ATGACCAGTGAAAAAAGCCTGATGCGCCAATCCCATTTTCTGGGCACCAAAATCAGAAACTTACGGAAACGCAATCACTTAACCATGGAAGATCTGTCTTCACGCTGTGTACGTGTGGATCCCGGTTCGGCGCCCTCCGTATCTTACCTGTCGATGATTGAGCGGGGAAAACGGGTGCCCAGTGCCGCCATGCTGGAGGTGATTGCCAAGGTATTTGAGAAATCACCGGACTGGTTTTTGGACGATGCGCCCGAAGAAGACGCCATCACCCCGGACAAGGGACGCCGGGGTGGCATCAGCGGCATGGCGCTGGAGCCGGGCTTTTTGTTTTCCAAAGATATTTTGCAGATTGCCATTCCCGAAATGCTGTCGCAGACCGGGATCAGCGGCCGCCAGTTTGCCCATTTGCTGATCCGCGCCCATCAGGAGCATCATCAAAATCATTTCCCCGATCTGGAACGTGCCGCAGAAGAAGTTGGTGATAAGCGGCTGAATCTCAGTGGCGACGATCTGACGGCCATCTGCAAACAGATGGGCATGAAAATTCGCTTCTTCAAAGAGCCACCTCAGGATCAGGTTGACGCTAACGGCGTGTCCACCCATCAACTGGTCACCTCATTTTTCGAGCCACCCTCCACCATCTTTATCAATGAAGCCCTGAAGAAAAATCCCGAGCGGCTCAAATACGATTTGGCGGTACACATAGGCCACTGCGTGCTGCACAACAAGGACGGCCTGAAGAATGTACTGGCAGTGGGACGTGGTATAGGCACAGGTGAGCAGGATGCCGATATATCCTCCACCGTGAATGCCCAGGATATCTTAAGTGCCTGGCGCGACTTTGAATCCAGCTTTTTTGCCGGCGCCCTGCTTTGTCCCAAGGTGCCTTTCCGACAGCTATTGGAGCGGGGGGGCTATGAAATTGATACCCATAAAAAAATCGGCGTGTCTGCCTCGGTGGCCATGCGCCGTATGACTGTGGTCTCTCCCTATCCCCACTGGCATTACTTCGATGCTTATGCGCCGGGCAAGCTCAAGGCGGTATATCGGGGTAACGGCATTCCCCTGCCCTGGGGCAACATGCGTCAGGTGCCGGACCCCTGCCAGCACTGGGCAGTATTTCGCATGATAAGCGAGCCATCCGATGGCAGCTCGGCGCAAATTTCCATTCTGGATGTGGGCGGCAGCCCACGGATTTACTGCTGTGAATCCACCAAGGTGGTGGATTTGGCCGGAAACCACCATGTGCTCTGCGCAGGGATAGATTTGAACCCCGCCATCGATGCCCAGGGCACCGATGCCTTAAGTCTCGCCGAGGCACTCAAAAGCCACTGTGTAGCATCAGGTGGTCAGGGGGAAATTCCCACTGCCATAAAACGCCAGCTGATGAGCATTGCCCGGATTCTCAATATCAATTGGGTGGAGCGCGGTATCGACAAGGGTGCCAGATTGATTTGCTCCCGGGGCAATGTGTGCCCACGCAAACCCAGCTGCTATGGGGGTTGCAAGGGGTAA
- a CDS encoding aminopeptidase P family protein has product MSAVASSEISKRLDAIRVEMAASKLDAFIIPRADEYLGEYVPEHNERLHWATGFTGSAGMAIVMKETAAIFVDGRYTVQVRDQVDERLYAYESLTDTPQPQYLAETLSEGARVGFDARMHTLAWFEQAKAVLDKAGIELVAVSENPIDKHWHDRPVPEIKPLHLFSDADAGKTSAQKRAETGLLVKKAGGDVALITALDSFCWLLNIRGFDVPRLPVVLGCALLWQDGRMQLFVDTAKVPEGFAAHVGEGVSVHAESELELALKELTGKKLLADPNSANAASQLTARNAGAKLVAAMDVVALPKAAKNDSELKGMRECHVRDGVAVSRFLAWLDNEVASGRLYDEAQLADKLESFRLEDPRYREPSFDTISAAGANAAMCHYNHNNGTPAKLTMNSIYLVDSGAQYLDGTTDVTRTLAIGEVTDEQKKMVTLVLKGHIALDCARFPKGTTGQQLDAFARQYLWQHGFDYDHGTGHGVGHFLSVHEGPQRIAKNSNAVALLPGMVVSNEPGYYRANGFGIRIENLIVVRHCEALKGAERETYEFEALTLIPIDTRLIDKALLTEAEVNWLNRYHSKVYSTLSPLMSGDELTWLTKATQAI; this is encoded by the coding sequence ATGTCAGCAGTCGCCAGCAGTGAAATCTCCAAGCGCCTCGATGCCATTCGCGTTGAAATGGCCGCAAGTAAACTCGATGCCTTCATCATCCCCCGCGCCGACGAATATCTTGGGGAATACGTGCCTGAGCATAATGAGCGTCTTCATTGGGCCACCGGCTTTACTGGCTCTGCCGGTATGGCGATTGTGATGAAAGAGACCGCCGCCATCTTCGTCGACGGCCGCTACACTGTGCAGGTACGCGATCAGGTAGACGAACGCCTTTACGCCTATGAGAGCCTGACCGATACGCCCCAGCCTCAGTATCTTGCGGAAACCCTGAGCGAAGGCGCCCGGGTTGGATTCGATGCCCGTATGCATACCCTGGCCTGGTTTGAACAGGCCAAGGCCGTGCTGGATAAGGCCGGTATAGAGCTCGTTGCCGTGAGCGAAAACCCCATTGATAAGCACTGGCACGATCGCCCCGTGCCGGAAATAAAACCCCTGCACCTCTTCAGTGATGCCGATGCGGGCAAGACCAGCGCCCAAAAACGTGCCGAAACCGGCCTTTTGGTGAAGAAAGCCGGTGGCGATGTCGCGCTTATTACCGCGCTTGATTCCTTCTGCTGGCTGCTCAATATCCGCGGCTTTGATGTGCCCAGATTGCCTGTGGTGCTGGGCTGTGCCCTGCTGTGGCAGGATGGCCGTATGCAGCTCTTTGTGGATACCGCCAAAGTTCCTGAGGGATTCGCCGCCCATGTGGGCGAAGGCGTGAGTGTGCACGCTGAATCTGAACTCGAGCTCGCCCTTAAGGAGCTCACTGGCAAGAAGCTACTGGCCGACCCCAACAGTGCCAATGCAGCAAGCCAGCTCACTGCCCGTAACGCCGGTGCCAAACTCGTTGCGGCCATGGACGTGGTCGCCCTGCCAAAGGCAGCCAAAAATGATTCTGAGCTTAAAGGCATGCGCGAATGCCATGTGCGCGACGGCGTGGCCGTGAGTCGTTTCCTTGCCTGGCTCGACAATGAAGTGGCTTCGGGCCGCCTGTACGATGAAGCCCAGCTGGCCGATAAGCTTGAGAGCTTCCGTCTGGAAGACCCTCGCTACCGTGAGCCAAGCTTTGACACTATTTCTGCCGCCGGTGCCAATGCCGCCATGTGCCATTACAACCACAATAATGGCACTCCGGCAAAACTGACCATGAACAGCATCTATCTGGTGGACTCGGGCGCCCAATATCTGGATGGCACCACAGATGTCACCCGCACCCTGGCTATCGGTGAAGTCACCGACGAGCAAAAGAAAATGGTTACCCTGGTACTCAAGGGCCATATTGCACTGGACTGCGCCCGTTTCCCCAAAGGCACCACAGGCCAGCAGCTGGATGCCTTCGCCCGCCAGTACCTGTGGCAACATGGCTTTGACTATGACCACGGTACAGGCCACGGAGTTGGCCACTTCCTGAGTGTACATGAAGGACCGCAACGCATCGCCAAAAACAGCAATGCAGTGGCACTGCTGCCCGGTATGGTGGTATCCAACGAGCCCGGCTACTACCGCGCCAATGGCTTTGGTATTCGCATCGAAAACCTGATTGTGGTGCGCCACTGCGAGGCGCTGAAAGGCGCCGAGCGCGAAACCTATGAGTTTGAAGCCCTCACCCTTATCCCCATCGATACCCGTCTTATCGACAAGGCGCTGCTGACAGAGGCCGAGGTGAATTGGCTCAACCGTTACCACAGCAAGGTATACAGCACCCTGTCACCACTGATGTCCGGTGACGAGCTGACCTGGCTGACCAAGGCCACCCAAGCTATCTGA
- a CDS encoding glutathione S-transferase family protein codes for MLTLYIANKNYSSWSLRPWLLLTELGIPFEEKLQPFGDSDFKHFSPTAKVPCLLDEGEPVWDSLAIIEYLAESYPGVWPENKQARAYARCAAAEMHSGFGTIRSICTMNCGIRVKLHAVEEALEREWARIDELWQQGLTRFGGPFLGGQHFSAVDAFFAPIAFRVQTYAPKLSKASDAYVAALLDLPGMQSWYQSALAEPWRDEAHEQEAREAGEIVSDFRLGQ; via the coding sequence ATGCTGACGCTGTACATTGCCAATAAAAACTACTCCTCCTGGTCGCTGCGCCCCTGGCTGCTGTTGACCGAACTGGGTATCCCCTTCGAAGAAAAGCTGCAGCCCTTTGGCGACAGCGACTTCAAACATTTCTCCCCCACAGCCAAGGTGCCCTGTTTGCTGGACGAAGGCGAGCCCGTGTGGGATTCACTGGCGATTATCGAGTATCTGGCCGAAAGCTACCCAGGCGTCTGGCCCGAGAACAAACAGGCACGGGCTTATGCGCGCTGCGCCGCTGCCGAGATGCACTCAGGATTCGGCACTATTCGCTCTATCTGCACCATGAACTGTGGCATCAGGGTTAAGCTGCACGCGGTGGAGGAAGCCCTCGAGCGAGAGTGGGCCCGTATTGATGAGCTGTGGCAACAGGGACTTACCCGCTTCGGCGGCCCCTTCCTCGGCGGTCAGCACTTCAGTGCAGTGGATGCCTTTTTCGCCCCTATTGCCTTTAGGGTACAGACTTATGCGCCCAAGCTGTCGAAGGCCTCTGACGCTTATGTCGCTGCCCTGCTCGACTTGCCGGGCATGCAGAGCTGGTATCAGTCGGCACTGGCCGAACCCTGGCGTGATGAGGCCCATGAGCAGGAGGCCCGCGAGGCGGGAGAAATCGTGTCTGATTTTCGTCTGGGCCAATGA
- a CDS encoding ROK family protein, whose product MQTLTLDVGGTNGLFELRHEGHTEQYKFPTGDGFSIRDLNEQIQAFEQDFALEHYRLAMAVPGLVRDNRLVTCKSLPGLTGLHPAQIQCSGELAFIANDMDAGIQAIAEPRHDCEVLVMCGAGLGMAIAMNGQVFSGASGFAGELGHCRIMTEGGEFSLEQLASAEALRGRKQVVGDDLAQAGRHLGMGLAWVVNLFNPNRIYLAGSMMHSADFYKGCIGALRDMALGAPMANCQVHRVDDMETLVCRGLASMLEKQQSAAE is encoded by the coding sequence ATGCAAACATTGACACTTGATGTGGGGGGAACCAACGGCCTGTTTGAACTCAGGCACGAAGGTCATACAGAACAATATAAATTCCCCACCGGTGATGGTTTCTCTATCCGGGATTTAAACGAGCAGATCCAGGCCTTTGAACAGGACTTTGCGCTGGAACATTACCGCCTGGCCATGGCCGTCCCAGGCCTGGTACGGGATAACCGTTTGGTTACCTGCAAATCGCTGCCGGGACTGACGGGGCTGCACCCTGCTCAAATCCAGTGCAGTGGTGAACTCGCCTTTATCGCCAACGATATGGACGCGGGTATCCAGGCCATTGCCGAGCCTCGCCACGATTGCGAAGTGCTGGTGATGTGTGGTGCGGGTCTGGGTATGGCGATTGCCATGAATGGCCAGGTGTTCAGCGGTGCCAGCGGCTTTGCCGGTGAGCTGGGTCACTGCCGTATCATGACTGAGGGCGGTGAGTTCAGTCTGGAGCAATTGGCATCTGCTGAAGCACTGCGTGGTCGTAAACAGGTAGTGGGGGACGACTTGGCTCAGGCGGGACGTCATCTGGGCATGGGGTTGGCGTGGGTGGTTAACCTTTTCAATCCCAATCGCATATACCTGGCTGGCAGCATGATGCACAGTGCCGATTTTTACAAAGGTTGTATCGGCGCCCTCAGGGATATGGCCTTGGGTGCGCCCATGGCCAATTGTCAGGTTCACAGAGTCGATGATATGGAAACTCTGGTGTGCCGCGGGCTGGCCAGCATGTTGGAAAAACAGCAGTCAGCAGCTGAGTGA